The genomic segment CCGCTCGGCAAACTGCCGGAGCGCCAGTTCCGCCAATTGCGCAATGTCCTCGATCCGCTCGCGCAGCGAGGGCATGCGGATGGTCACGCCGCCGATCCGGTAAAACAGGTCCAGCCGGAACGAACCGTTGGCGATCATGGCCTCGAAGTCGCGGTTGCTGGCGCTGATGAGGCGGAAGTTGGAGTGGCGCAGTTCGTTGCCGCCCACGCGCTGAAAGTTGCCATCTTGCAGCACGCGCAACAGCTTGACCTGCACATCCGCCGGCATGTCTCCGACCTCATCGAAGAACAGTGAGCCGCCATCGGCCTGCTCGATCTTGCCCTTGCGACCCTTGCGCTCGGCCCCGGTGAAGGAGCCGGCCTCGTAGCCAAAAAGCTCGCTTTCAACCAGCGTGGCAGGCAGGGCGGCAGCGTTGACCATCACCAACGTGTCATCGCGCCGGGGGCTGAGCTTGTGGATCGCATGGGCTGCAAGCTCCTTGCCGGTGCCGCTTTCGCCGGTCAGCAGCACCGGAACGTCCAGCGGCGCGAGCTTGACGATCTGCTGCTTGAGGCGTTGCATCGCCGGGCTGTTGCCCAGGATTTGATCGAGGCCGTAGCTGCGGTTGCGCAGGTCGCTGAGCTCGCGCCGGTAATAAGCGACTTCGGACTTGAGCTTCGATAGTTCGGCAGACAATGCCTGCAGTTGCTCCGGCCCTTTGAACATGATCTGCCCGATCGCGCCGACGATATCCCCGTGGCGGTTGCGGATCGGGTGGCGCGATACCACGCGGGTGATGGCGCGCATTTCGTGCAGCAAACCGATCTCTGCCTTGCCGGAGGCGACCACATGGTGCAGCCGCGAGTTCTCGATCACTTCGGTGGCATGGCGGCCGGTGCCGCCGCCCGGCGGCAGGCCGAAGAAGCGTTCGTGCACCGGGCTCATGTAGCGGACGATGCCCTGCCGATCGACGACGCTCAAGGCCTCAAACGGATTGGTCAGGAAGTGCGCCAGGATGTCGGCCGCGAAATCGACGGCACCAACGAACTCGAAGAGCGCGTCGCGGCTGTCGCGCTCCATCGCGACCAGCACCGTGGCGTCTGCCGCCGGCAGGGCCACCACCACGATCGGCGCGCCGTCCGGCGTCTCGGCGGGAAAGACCTTGCGCTGGCGCCGGCGGGCTTCATGCCATGCGGCAAGGATGCAACGGGCCACCGCAGGTTGCAGTGCAATGCCATTGGTGGCCATCGCTTTGCCATCCGCGCCCAAGACCAACACGCCGCGCAATGCATGCAGGGCGGTGCTGCTCGAACCTGTCTTTGGTGTCTCCATGGCGGACATGATTTGATGGCTTTCAAGCACCCCTGTCTTCGGCAAAGACATCGGGACGATGATCATTCGGCGCGGCACGGGTCCGGGATGCCGGTCGGGACGGTATTTTCTGACTACCGGATGAAAGCGCAAGGCATGGCACGCGCTTTGCACGAAACCATGCAATGTCTACGCCAGAAACCCCGCTCCCGTTGCATGGCCTGCCGGCCAAATCCGCTGCTGCGCTCGACCTGTTGGCGGGCCTGAAAGTCCTCGATCTGACCACGTCGATCGCGGGGCCTTATGCCGGCCAGTTGTTGGCCGACCTCGGCGCCACGGTCGTGAAGGTGGAAAAGCCCGGCACCGGCGATGATGCCCGCGCCTGGGGGCCGCCGTTCCTGCATGGCGAGTCGCTCTGGTTCATGAGCGTCAACCGTGGCAAGCAGAGCCTGACGCTGGATATGGCTGCGCCGGCCGGCCGGCAAGTGCTGCGGCAACTGGTGGCCGAGTGCGATGTGATCTTGCTGAACCTGGTGGCGCGCGCGCAGTGCAAGCTGGGCCTGGATGCCGATGTGTTGATGGGGCTCAATCCGCGTCTGATCCATGTCTCCATCACCGGCTTCGGGGTCGGATCGAGCCGCGCGGATCTGCCCTGCTACGACCTGATCGCGGAAGGCTATTCCGGCGTCATGGATCTGACCGGCGAGGCCGATGCAGCGCCGCAAAAGGTGGGCACGCCGGCCGCAGATCTGTTGGCCGGCAGCGATGCCGCGATGGCGGTACTGGCCGCGCTGTGGCGCCGCCAGCGCAATGGCAAGGGCTGCGTGATCGATGTCTCGATGGTCGAGAGCATGTCGCGCTTCATGGCGCCGCGGCTGATGCCCTACCTGGGCTCGGGTGAGCTCAGCCGGCGCACCGGCGGGCGCGACAGCGTCGTCGCGATTTACCAGGTTTTTGATGCCGCCGACGCCCCGATGACCTTGGGGCTTGGCAATGACGCGATCTGGAAGCGCTTCTGGGACGCCGTGGGCCAGCCTGAAGTAGCGGTCGATCCCGGGTTCGCCAGC from the Verminephrobacter eiseniae EF01-2 genome contains:
- a CDS encoding sigma-54 interaction domain-containing protein — encoded protein: METPKTGSSSTALHALRGVLVLGADGKAMATNGIALQPAVARCILAAWHEARRRQRKVFPAETPDGAPIVVVALPAADATVLVAMERDSRDALFEFVGAVDFAADILAHFLTNPFEALSVVDRQGIVRYMSPVHERFFGLPPGGGTGRHATEVIENSRLHHVVASGKAEIGLLHEMRAITRVVSRHPIRNRHGDIVGAIGQIMFKGPEQLQALSAELSKLKSEVAYYRRELSDLRNRSYGLDQILGNSPAMQRLKQQIVKLAPLDVPVLLTGESGTGKELAAHAIHKLSPRRDDTLVMVNAAALPATLVESELFGYEAGSFTGAERKGRKGKIEQADGGSLFFDEVGDMPADVQVKLLRVLQDGNFQRVGGNELRHSNFRLISASNRDFEAMIANGSFRLDLFYRIGGVTIRMPSLRERIEDIAQLAELALRQFAERHRQRPKKLSDAACEFLQNQRWPGNVRQLMHTVERAAIFCESEVVVPADFGIIDADPAELPPMLSDGAGHAALALTGAAPRASLRVSNAVEQVEEQLIRQAMARLQGNKKRVAAELGISRSYLYKRLAQIGLGAATGSALS
- a CDS encoding CaiB/BaiF CoA transferase family protein — its product is MSTPETPLPLHGLPAKSAAALDLLAGLKVLDLTTSIAGPYAGQLLADLGATVVKVEKPGTGDDARAWGPPFLHGESLWFMSVNRGKQSLTLDMAAPAGRQVLRQLVAECDVILLNLVARAQCKLGLDADVLMGLNPRLIHVSITGFGVGSSRADLPCYDLIAEGYSGVMDLTGEADAAPQKVGTPAADLLAGSDAAMAVLAALWRRQRNGKGCVIDVSMVESMSRFMAPRLMPYLGSGELSRRTGGRDSVVAIYQVFDAADAPMTLGLGNDAIWKRFWDAVGQPEVAVDPGFASNALRRARREDLVERIAALIGSRPRAHWLELLGAARVPCGPIQRLDELAQDPALHAAGFLYRIDGPDGPIPQVGLGIRFDGRTEGTALPPPKLGANTQEVLGQWLGCAAAQIERLRAQRIV